The genomic region GTTGggtctcataatttttaaaagtatctctttcaaaaaaaaaaatttaaaagtatcaCTTTGGTCTCATGATACTTTTTCGTTAGATATTCTAACGAAAAATATGCACGTGGCAGTTAGGCGGGCCTTTAGTCTTTTGGTCTAATTGGTTacgaaatattatttttagtccctaattttaaaatttagtactTTTTTGTTCTATGAACTTAGTGGCCACGTGTcctatttcattaaatatttaaccatAAGATATAATAGAACCAAAAGagttacttttttaaaattatgaaattaaagtgAGAATTCTAAGTAAACCCCCTCAATGGGTAGTGATGATGAGTGGCCAATTAAGCTacctatttatatacatagaaTTCATGGGACAATTTATAGTGCAAAAATTTGTAAAGCTTAGcgatatgatataattttggTGAAAAAAGTGATGATGAATACTGATAAATAATCCTAAAGAAAAGATGCTTTTCTTAATTGgggatattattttttttttcttcatgatAAGGGTATCTTGGTCATTTCACTTTATCTATCCATGCAATAGATTCAGGAAATAGTTggataattcaattatttaaaggGAATCTACTCTCAATATGTTATCCGATTCAGCACTAATCCAATCTTGTGTAGAACATATTACCAATAAATGTgtgccaaaaagaaaaatgaacataTTGGGCAATTTCTATAGTCTTACGATTTAATATAAGCAAGCTAAACCTCTAGACCTGTGCCCAATTTTATTGGCGCAAAAATGATCAGTTTAATAACacattgaaaattaaattttcagtaTAGTAAAGGGAAATGAGTAGTTAGAATAGGTGAAGaacaaatagaaaaagaaaaaagaatgaagtGGGATGAAAATGTTCTTTTATTAACACATTGCAGCAAATTTAGCCACGAATTTACAAACTTCAAATTCGTTGCAAAATTCGTGGTGAAAGCACCTTTCATTTTGCAACGACGTAACTGTTTAATGCTAAAGTTGTTGCAAAATTGTGGGCAACATTGCTATGGAATTAAGTGCGTTGCAAAATCCGCTGCAAACTAGTCTCTTTAAATTTGCAACTGAAAGCATGCCAAGTTGGTCGTGGCAAAAAtcgttgctatataatttccaaaattataCAACTTGAAGATTGTTGCTAAGCCATTGCAAAAACTTTTGTTAAATTGCAAtggcttattttttttttcttttgcaacaaaaataCTTTGAATATTTATTGCAAATGTTGTTGTGAAATCGAGATGTTGCAAAATCCATTGCAAATAAGCAATGGAAATCTTCGGGGCCAAAGTTTTGCCTCGACTTTTGCAACGACTTGCAAAAAAAGTGAACCACCTTAAAGTTGACTGAATTTTGCAACGAAATTTTGAACGGAAATGCAGTtgcaaatatttgtaattgtttcgccatgaaattttccatgaaaactcaaaaaattaaaattttgttgcaaaGCCGTGGCAAATTCAATGTCCGTAGCAAAAATGTCCTTGGCCAAAAATCTTTGGCAATGAGCCGGTTTTTTTTGTGGTGCCCATTGCCATTTCCTACTCACTTCTACTGGGCTTAAACATTATGGACTTTAAAGACAAATTAGTCACCTAATGGATCATacttaaacatatttttgttcaattaatcaatctaaaataaaagataatcttatattttatcttcgatcaatcaatcaaaaatGCATAAAGCCCAAATATGATATGGGCTTATTGtggattttcattttaaaatgtgTAAAGCTCAaatgtattttgaatttttttccgAAACTAATTAATAGTCAATTTATTTGGACTTATAGttagtaatttaattccaaattttttatgacaCCGGATATGAAATTCAGACCAAACTAGTTAAATGCACAATCCCATTGATCcccaatttcttgaaaattgaagtaaattaATTGGAGGGATCCATGGATAGTCCTTCTTTGTGCTCAATACTGGAAACAGCATTGTCTTCTTTAGCACTAACAATCTCTAAATCAGAAGTGGGATCTGCATTGGGGTTGAGATGAGTGATAGAGAGTTTGTCTGCTGTATGTGCCTTGCCCTTATAATATATCATGTACAGCATTATCTGTACTACTCCAGCAATCACCCCTGCTGTGTTTGCAACCTGtaaataattgcaattttgatccaaTAACTATAGGGTGTTTGGAGCTGAGGAGGGAAAAGAAATAGAGCAAActttaccattatttttttttttttttttgttacgaCATTGGTCATTTTCGTTAAGTGTCCGATAGAACGGACGAAGCAATGGCTGATAGAAATACATCCGTGTTCGAGAACACAGCCTGGGCGTGTTCCCCTTTGCTCGTTTGCTTTTCTCGATCTCCATAGTCAACAACAATTGCAAATACATTAATGCACTCCCAAACCAAGAGAGTAAGTGCAATAATGCAAATACATTAGTGTACTTCTAAATCATTATACATAGTTTGATAGTTTAGGAGTGTGGTAATATATTTGCAATTGGTGCTGATAATGGAATCATGAAAAGTagggtaaaattatatttttgatcccTATATGTTACGTCAAAATTGATTTGGACCCTAAATTTATCGGAtcacaattttagtccttaatatttatatattattacgaTTTCAGTTCAACCGTTGAAATTGAGTTTAAAAATGTTAAGAAGGGAACTGGatggactaaaattttaataatttgtaaacaTAAGGGATCAGAATGGTGCATCGAAAAGTttaaggaccaaaagtgttcTCCAACACACCCATGTTTCTCTtaaccaatttttttcatccgTTTTTATGTGTACTTAAAGGAAATTAccaattttgttaaaaaaaaaaaaaaaaacagacagCTTGAGACAAATTTGTCACCTCTAATTATTTGagtatcaaatcaaattagtGGTAAAATTTGGGGATGAAAAGTGTAATTCTTCCATCTTTTCTCACTCCTCACCGGCATCGTGCAAAAAAACATGACTTCTTTCGTTATTATTTACAGACACTTGACGAAAAGtatcaaaagtataaaaaaacataatattttgagaattaatattataaactcaaattgttcaaaaatcaaaacagaataaataataaagtttgaaactaaaagtataatttttcctaataaaattatatatattatgggtTTATTCTTATCTCCTTGATATGGAGTGCAAAATTCAAATAGTTTTCGTATATAGCAATCATAGGAACATtaatgtttctttcttcttaaaTGAACAAGTATGCGTGTATAGTTTATTAAGTcagtaagaaaaataatacattgttccttatattataaatagagtaaattatattttattatttgaattataatcgTTTTTATACTTTAGCATCTAAAattctttgttatattaacttattatttcaactttatgaattttgactttgccatttataactatttttcaatcaagttttttcataaaaataaaatcaaatacgTGCACATGTTATATTTAAGgtttatgtgatgtgatatttttcaaatatacatAGCATGAGGTTTTTccgacaaaaaaaatcaacaaaaaatggTCATATATGCCACAGTTTaaatttcgcaaagttgaTATGGTAAATTGATATTGTTGGCAGAGTTTAAAAATGGGTATAGTTCGGGcggtaaaaatataatttacccttataaataactataactcaaaaattttagtaaaaagcAATACTATCTATCATTGTCAAACAAACTTAATACATTTTGACTACGGTTAATCAACACGTGTCATGATTATAGTCATGactaaaacatttgtcatgaaTTTTAgctatgattaatattttggtctcGCCTACAAAAACAACGTTTAAGAGCCGTTTACAGAGTAACGATTAActaatatttaccataattttttacttttaaccataataaaaatcacatgTATTTTAGTGAGTTAGAGAGAGAGGTTACCACAATATGCAGGTCTTTGAGCAGGAAACCATAACAAACCCACATTGCAGCAGAAACAACAATAGCAAATGACAATGAGATGGGCATAAACTCCACGCTTTTCGTTTGAATTACCTTTTTCTGCATTCACAAAATTTTTGGCCGTTAACagttcattaaaaattaattgtagtgTCAAGTACTGGAATAAGaattgggaaaaatgcaagcaatttATTCGTGATATTACAAGTGAGCAAGTTATCCCCCTGTAAaagaaatagtaatttatttttctgtgttTTAAAAGTGCactactgtattttttaaaataaaataatttacctctttagacaagaaggtaaattgctttattttaaaagaatataaaggAGTGTATTGCTGTATTTTCTCATaggaggataatttgctcatccACAATTTCCTCCTATTTAAAGTATACTACCGAAAAAATATTCtccatctatttttttgttcttttttccaCTAACCTctgtatttgtttattttttctctctttatctttCATCTCACTTTCTTATTTAAGAttcagtttttattttcaattattttaattttattaaaaaaagaatttgatgcAGGatggaaaattgcaatttcagtCGTCCAACTAGACCACTTATTCATTTTTGATTCTCTGACAATCAAGGGTCACAGTTTTCGTCCTcaaatattgcatttatttgacgaaattagtaatttttatcatttttcagtTAAATATAATGGGAAACCTCACGTGGCAAGACGTGAGAATTCTTAGAGGGGAGAAAGAAAAGActcattttttgtcattttcagACAAGAATGGAGAGCATTGGCAAAAAAACAAGTTGACTCTATCGACAATTGCAAAATATGGTGACTAATCCTGAGaatggataaaatatttattactagAAGAATTATGTGAACCTTAGTGTGGTTGGTAGTGGACTGCAAGTGCCACCCGGGTCCACTGCATTCCACCCCCGCTGCTGCAATCTCCGCCTTGAAGCGCCGCTGAGCTAGCCTAACCCCTTCTAACCTCTTGCAACTGAAAAGAAAACGAGAATGGCGAGGGCAGTCTCATCTAAGTCATCAATAATGTCCTCAACATTGCAACCCATTACTCCCAGAAACAACCTTAACTCACTCCACAACACCTTTCTCTTTTCCAACTCATTTCTGCACAACCCAAAAACTCCAACTACTTCCATTTTACCCGCAACTTTCAACAAGAGTTGGGATTTGATCCGAATTCATTCTTGCGAAATTTCGGAATGGATTTTACATGAAAATTGAGAGCTTTCTTGTCTATTTTCTCTATGTTCTCATCTCGCTTCACACTGTCCAATATTagtttgatttcttttattaaaattttgtcttttgctttggtttgatttgttacaaaaaagataaaaaaaaaaaaaaaaaaaacactaggTATGTGTTGGACCCCACCCAAAAAATCGAGTATGTTAAAATACTTTCGACTTTAGAGTTGGCAATTGGCCTCGAAAAATTGAAATCCTGACCTGGATTTACCCCATTTGGGATGGATTTGGAATAGTATTGACGAGTTCAACACGGGGTATGGGTTTTGCCCTGGACCCTCCCCGCCCCTCCTCCCCCATCccgaattttatatattttttagtttattattgatatataattcattattaataaagaaaattatagtattatatgtaaatttttaaacaatttttacatatatccaactctataagaaatacaaaaaataaacttaatgagaaaattaataatctagATAAATGTTTACTTTGTTTTATTCAATTCATTTAGATTAAAAACTATatgttaagatatttaaatttaaactatattattaggaaaaataaaatattagttgaatgtattctttatattatacaatCTATTGTAAATTGTAACATAATATTActtgatgagaaaattaataatttagacgAACGTATACTTTTTGCTATACAAACCATTTTAGGTGAAAACTATATTAAggtatttaaatctaaacaatattacttattaaaaataaattattagttgaATGTATACTTTGTAAGTcattataaattgtaaacGTATATTActtgatgagaaaattaataatatagatgGACGTATACTTTGTGTTATACAATTCATTTTAGAGCGAAAACtatgttaatatattcaaatctaaactaatattacttattaaaaaaataaaatattaattgaatcatgaatatattaaagtctaattaaatgataaatttaaattatttaactctaattaataattatcaactAAAATAACAATACAATTATTTGTAGTTAAAAGAAGACACTtaaaagtcaaaattcaaaacccCATTTTGCATTCGGGGCGAGGGTGGGGCGGGACGTATCTCAAGTCCGGTCAGACCCGAACCAAACTCGTCCTGTTTCCATCACTATTTGACTTTAGAGACCCGTTAAATATTGAGTTAGATGAATAGCGCTTGAACATTAACAATTTGTATGAGtttttttggatttggatttgggtTTATGGAACGTCTTGTCCTACCCATTGATAGGCCTAATTAGCTGAAGGAGTGGACAATGTCCCTTGATAGTGTTTAGAGACTTCAACACCATTATTAATGGGAGTGAGATATGTAGACGTTATGTGGACAATGTCCAAGCTAGAATGGAGTTCCGGTAGGTAGTTGAAGGTGTTTGGCAGGTAGCCTAGAATGTGTGTTGTGACTAGGAAGCTCAAGCCACCTCATGTGTTTGGCACTTGATGGTAAAGGACTAATTCCGtcaaaaaaatgcaatatttgaGGACCAAATTTGTCATTCTTGATTGGTTGAGgaccaaaaacaaatattagtgATATAAtttgaggactaaaagtgtaattccCCCAAACAcattgaaattactattttaactaaatttttattggatGGACGAAAtgaataaagggtaaatttggatatttaaaaattgacatgacaaaagattttttttcccctttaaAATGAATAGAGCGATAGcattataaattgaaagagtGCAAAACTTCCAAAGCATAATACGTGCATGAAAGCAGAGTTCTCTTTTATAACAGTACAGATATTctttctattaaaattatgaaaatcattataatatcaaattaatagtTCTTGTTacctaataaatataatcagcGACAATTACTTTACATCgctaattttctcttatcttgCGATGCTCTTTCATGTTTATAAAAGTGTCGtgaccaaattaattaaaagagaaaggaatagaaatgaaaagagaaaggaatagaaatgaaaatcgaaaatttttgtactataataacatttttgttttaatagatttttgtaaattataaataataaacacaAGTTTcgtatatataacaaaaaataaataaatagaaacgTCATTAATTACCGTGATGCCTAAAGGCGCGATGTACGTAGTGGCAAGCAATGTTGCACATATCCATCCAAGAAACTCAACTCTTTGTGCTCCTTTTACTATAAAGTtggtgaaaataataataaacccCAACCCCACAAAGCTCACCAAAAGCAGCGTCAGAGTTAGCATCTGCAacgtaaattaattaatattgacaTGTAGAATAATCAgcgcaaataaaatatatgtttatctaaactatttaattgcatttttattcctataattataatcgTTTGGCATTTTTTAGTACTTTAAGTTGTTACAGTTGTAAATTGGTCCgttacattttctattttcactATTTATGGACAAAATTGGTTTAAAATTGGTCGAAAATACtccaagaaaatatgattttagaaacaaaacatcaagtgacaatttaaaatttatcactaaaaatatatattaagtaacgATAATTTCTATCTTGTCATTATATAACTATTAGTGACTTATGAATAAAGTTGTAATTGAATACAATTAGTGACGCATGTAAGTGACGACCTAGTGACAACAAATAATAGTCGTCATTATAAATATGTCACTAATTGTAATTAGTGACGACTTTGTGCATATTCTTTTGTCAATAATTCGcgctaataataattttcacaaaataatattaattattacaatcataaaaaaaattcattattgtgacaaaataaatattcttatcactaaatatataaattagtgaCACTATTAGAATCGCCACTTAATGTTTTTTTGACACCAATGTTCCGATTTTCCATAATTGTCGCGCCCCTACTCTTGCCATATCATATAAAATCAGCCAACAatcttatttttctcaattttttactGGCACATGACTTGTATATGCCACTTTTTCCGACCAATTTTGTCCtaataaatttgtgaaaaCAAGAAACGTACGAGATTGAATCACAAACCTAACAagttaaagaattaaaataccaaataGCTATAATTACATAACTAAAAAGGCAATTAAACCTATTTAaaaccccccaccccacccccttACATTGAGAAATAAATAGTTACCCTAGGTTTCTTGGGTGCATAAGCAATGTAAATGGAGATGTAGATGGCCTCTATGAAACCCCCAACGGAGTTGACAGTGATGAGAGGAATTTCATTGGACAGAATAATAGCATAATATAACCACAGCATGTTGGAAAGTAAAGTGA from Sesamum indicum cultivar Zhongzhi No. 13 linkage group LG3, S_indicum_v1.0, whole genome shotgun sequence harbors:
- the LOC110011762 gene encoding bidirectional sugar transporter N3-like isoform X1, which gives rise to MAAFSIHNPLVFTFGILGNLLTFLVFLAPGPTFYRIMKKKSTEEFQSVPYVVTLLSNMLWLYYAIILSNEIPLITVNSVGGFIEAIYISIYIAYAPKKPRMLTLTLLLVSFVGLGFIIIFTNFIVKGAQRVEFLGWICATLLATTYIAPLGITKKVIQTKSVEFMPISLSFAIVVSAAMWVCYGFLLKDLHIVVANTAGVIAGVVQIMLYMIYYKGKAHTADKLSITHLNPNADPTSDLEIVSAKEDNAVSSIEHKEGLSMDPSN
- the LOC110011762 gene encoding bidirectional sugar transporter N3-like isoform X2: MKKKSTEEFQSVPYVVTLLSNMLWLYYAIILSNEIPLITVNSVGGFIEAIYISIYIAYAPKKPRMLTLTLLLVSFVGLGFIIIFTNFIVKGAQRVEFLGWICATLLATTYIAPLGITKKVIQTKSVEFMPISLSFAIVVSAAMWVCYGFLLKDLHIVVANTAGVIAGVVQIMLYMIYYKGKAHTADKLSITHLNPNADPTSDLEIVSAKEDNAVSSIEHKEGLSMDPSN